One Candidatus Latescibacterota bacterium genomic region harbors:
- a CDS encoding ABC transporter ATP-binding protein translates to MIKVQDVKKIYEVGVQKIAAVDGVDLEISRNEYVSIMGPSGSGKSTFMNILGCLDTPSAGSYVLNDREVSNLSDDDLAYIRNKEIGFVFQTFNLLPRATALQNVELPLIYGGLPGDERRKRAREALESVGLMDRATHKPNELSGGQRQRVAIARALVNRPSILLADEPTGNLDSTTGEEIMAIFNQLHSEGNTIIMVTHEEYIAKHSRRIVRLLDGKIASDTHVRN, encoded by the coding sequence TTGATCAAGGTCCAGGATGTAAAGAAGATCTACGAAGTAGGCGTTCAGAAGATTGCGGCCGTAGATGGAGTAGACCTGGAGATATCCAGGAATGAGTATGTGTCCATAATGGGCCCATCCGGGTCTGGCAAATCGACTTTCATGAATATTCTAGGTTGTCTCGATACCCCGTCAGCAGGCTCATATGTTCTTAATGACAGGGAAGTGAGTAATCTCAGTGACGACGATCTTGCTTATATCAGAAACAAGGAAATAGGGTTCGTATTCCAGACGTTCAATCTCCTTCCGAGGGCGACAGCCCTGCAGAACGTCGAGTTGCCACTCATCTATGGAGGGCTTCCCGGCGATGAGAGACGGAAAAGAGCCAGGGAAGCGCTTGAATCGGTAGGGTTGATGGACAGGGCCACGCACAAACCGAACGAACTTTCAGGCGGACAAAGGCAGCGAGTCGCGATAGCAAGAGCCCTGGTCAATCGTCCCTCCATTCTTCTCGCCGATGAACCTACAGGCAACCTGGACAGTACAACAGGTGAGGAGATCATGGCCATATTCAACCAGCTTCACTCGGAGGGGAATACGATCATAATGGTCACACATGAAGAATATATTGCGAAACATTCCCGGCGAATCGTCAGATTGCTGGATGGAAAGATAGCGTCGGACACACATGTCCGGAACTGA
- a CDS encoding efflux RND transporter periplasmic adaptor subunit, translating into MKKKLWIVVAAILVITVLVVVNMKAKRGKALPVQAEKVELRDLSMIISASGSIRPKRQVDISASTIGKVTEVAVKEGDIVTEGQFLIQIDPIQLESTVAQLEASLDAAMASERSSMVQQRKTENDLVRIRKLFSQGYLTDQEVEAAQTEHDIAVANLESARQQIRQQQAMLGSAKHNLKEVTITSGMNGVVTRMNVEEGEIAIMGTLNNPGTILMTVADLSTIETEVEVDETEVISIKLGDKAEVTLDAFPDTTYIGEVTEIGNSPILSSGQQGVDFKVVITINDTVVNVRPGLSADSEITVAERNQAVSIPIQSLTVRRKKDLKGMETADSTADSTADSTKTDVDGEEEIEGVFIVEGGRAIFKPVMVGISSQKYFEVVTGLEGDEEVISGNFRAIRDLKDGQRVKVTIKSEKK; encoded by the coding sequence ATGAAGAAAAAGTTGTGGATAGTTGTAGCCGCAATTCTGGTAATCACCGTACTTGTCGTCGTGAACATGAAAGCGAAGAGAGGCAAGGCGTTACCCGTGCAGGCCGAAAAGGTCGAGCTTCGTGACCTGTCGATGATAATCTCCGCTTCGGGCAGTATCAGGCCCAAACGCCAGGTCGATATCAGCGCCAGCACGATTGGTAAAGTGACAGAAGTGGCTGTTAAAGAAGGAGATATCGTCACCGAGGGACAGTTCCTGATTCAGATCGACCCGATCCAGCTCGAGTCGACTGTAGCGCAGTTGGAGGCATCTCTCGATGCCGCTATGGCATCGGAGAGGAGCTCCATGGTGCAGCAGCGCAAGACGGAAAACGACCTTGTGAGGATCAGGAAACTATTTTCCCAGGGATACCTCACCGACCAGGAGGTGGAGGCTGCGCAGACCGAACACGATATTGCCGTTGCCAACCTCGAATCGGCGCGACAGCAGATCAGGCAGCAGCAGGCCATGCTGGGGAGCGCGAAACACAATTTAAAGGAAGTGACCATTACTTCGGGGATGAACGGTGTAGTGACGAGGATGAATGTGGAGGAAGGCGAGATCGCTATCATGGGAACACTGAACAATCCCGGGACAATCCTGATGACGGTTGCCGACCTTTCCACGATTGAGACCGAGGTCGAGGTGGATGAGACCGAGGTGATCAGTATCAAGCTCGGCGACAAGGCCGAAGTGACCCTCGATGCTTTTCCTGACACGACATATATCGGCGAGGTGACAGAGATCGGAAACAGTCCGATTCTTTCATCCGGGCAGCAGGGTGTCGATTTCAAGGTAGTGATTACGATCAACGATACCGTCGTGAACGTGCGACCGGGTCTCTCCGCCGATTCCGAGATTACGGTAGCAGAGAGAAACCAGGCCGTCAGCATACCTATTCAGTCTCTTACGGTCCGGAGAAAAAAGGACCTGAAGGGAATGGAAACAGCCGATTCGACCGCCGATTCGACCGCTGATTCGACCAAGACCGATGTGGATGGGGAAGAAGAGATCGAAGGGGTATTCATAGTCGAGGGTGGTCGGGCTATCTTCAAACCTGTCATGGTCGGGATCTCAAGTCAGAAATATTTCGAGGTCGTAACTGGACTTGAGGGGGATGAAGAGGTCATCAGTGGCAATTTTCGGGCGATCAGGGACCTCAAGGACGGACAGAGGGTCAAAGTGACGATCAAGTCGGAGAAAAAGTAG
- a CDS encoding ABC transporter permease has protein sequence MLIFQGIKIALSALRDNKLRTFLTLLGNIVGTMSVIAVVSLIGGADDYVKEEVAGEGSNVFSIERINFFEAITDLDAFLEALARNKRIRLKDVEYLRDKIPSASFIGAGVDTRESVIRLDNSADNIEVRGRSEDYPMIEKADILMGRHLSRIEESRSSAVAVLGYDVYQRLFEDLDPVDRKIKIGRKHYRVIGVVKDMGTVFGESRNRFIYIPISTFLKEYGSRTSIEIKVKAEDIELLQQAVDEATMAMRIRHGLKPLEENDFSIITSENLISLWEKISSNIFKALIFIVSISMVVGGVVLMNVMLVSVTERTREVGLRKALGARRSNIIWQFIVEAITLSLVGGIIGILIGFTIAAIISMVSPLPYVIAPWSIVIGLAVTFLLGLIFGTYPASKAANLDPVVALHHE, from the coding sequence ATGCTGATCTTTCAGGGCATAAAAATAGCACTCAGCGCCTTACGCGACAATAAGTTAAGGACTTTCCTCACTCTTCTGGGCAATATTGTCGGCACGATGTCCGTGATAGCGGTCGTATCGCTGATCGGCGGCGCCGACGATTACGTCAAGGAAGAGGTCGCGGGGGAGGGTAGTAACGTCTTCTCAATAGAGAGGATCAACTTTTTCGAGGCGATAACGGATCTCGATGCCTTCCTCGAAGCATTAGCGAGAAACAAGAGGATCAGACTCAAGGACGTCGAATACCTTCGCGACAAGATACCTTCAGCTTCTTTCATCGGGGCCGGGGTCGATACCAGGGAGAGTGTGATACGTCTTGATAACTCGGCAGACAATATCGAGGTCCGGGGACGGAGCGAGGATTATCCGATGATAGAGAAAGCGGATATCCTCATGGGAAGACATCTGTCCCGGATAGAGGAAAGCCGTTCTTCCGCTGTAGCGGTGCTTGGGTACGATGTCTATCAGAGACTCTTTGAAGATCTCGATCCGGTAGACAGGAAGATCAAGATAGGCAGGAAGCATTACAGGGTCATAGGTGTGGTCAAGGATATGGGAACGGTTTTCGGTGAATCGAGAAACAGGTTCATCTATATTCCAATAAGCACTTTTTTGAAGGAATACGGCTCGAGGACCTCGATAGAGATCAAGGTCAAGGCAGAGGATATCGAACTTCTCCAGCAGGCTGTCGATGAGGCGACGATGGCGATGCGTATCAGGCATGGCCTTAAACCTTTGGAAGAAAACGATTTCAGCATAATCACCTCTGAGAACCTTATCTCGCTCTGGGAAAAGATATCTTCAAACATTTTCAAGGCTCTGATATTCATAGTATCGATCTCAATGGTCGTCGGAGGGGTCGTCCTCATGAATGTGATGCTGGTATCCGTGACGGAGAGGACAAGGGAAGTGGGGCTCAGGAAGGCGCTCGGAGCGAGAAGATCCAATATCATCTGGCAGTTTATTGTCGAGGCGATCACTCTATCGCTTGTGGGAGGGATAATCGGGATACTGATCGGATTTACGATAGCGGCGATAATCTCGATGGTCTCGCCTCTTCCCTATGTCATAGCCCCGTGGTCCATAGTGATAGGTCTGGCAGTGACCTTTCTGCTCGGCCTCATTTTCGGCACATATCCGGCAAGCAAGGCGGCCAATCTCGATCCGGTCGTGGCTCTCCATCATGAGTAG
- a CDS encoding ABC transporter permease, with protein MNMRKDNRSRKAESKFGDRRNNRQVWLENFLQAIDVIRTHKMRSSLLIVGVAIGVTTVLAMVTVMSGLGERVQQDIVSSNRPYLFISRFDPFADGNDRREMMRRKQLTAADAESIKKHCPSVDQVDLQVDPGGRMRVLRYEGERTNLIQVVGTSQNFGSMYSIQIGEGRFFTEFELERSRRVVVLGYGPAKDLFPNRDPVGKKIKIGNHEYEVVGAMSSRNHIMGSIGDNFACIPHSTFEKDMSGQFDDYQIGVTIKPEYTLEEGSEEVTALLRVRRKVGPGARNDFHVTTSETFREMLANITKNIGLILVVISSIGLMVGGIGVMNIMLISVTERTREVGVRMALGARRSDIMQQFLIEASTLTGAGGFIGIFLGLLSAQGVSRLIKFPYSVPFIWIVIAFVFSASIGIIFGLYPANRAARMDPIKALHYE; from the coding sequence ATGAATATGCGTAAAGATAACAGGAGCAGAAAAGCCGAATCGAAGTTTGGAGACAGGCGCAACAACAGGCAGGTCTGGCTGGAGAATTTTCTCCAGGCGATCGATGTGATCCGCACACACAAGATGCGTTCCAGCCTCCTCATAGTCGGGGTCGCGATCGGGGTGACGACAGTCCTCGCGATGGTGACAGTCATGTCGGGCCTCGGTGAACGTGTGCAGCAGGATATCGTATCGTCAAACCGGCCTTATCTCTTTATATCGAGGTTCGATCCGTTTGCCGACGGGAATGACAGGCGGGAGATGATGAGGCGTAAGCAGCTTACTGCCGCCGATGCTGAAAGTATCAAGAAGCACTGTCCCTCAGTCGATCAGGTGGACCTGCAGGTGGATCCGGGCGGCAGGATGAGGGTGTTGAGGTACGAGGGTGAAAGGACGAACCTTATCCAGGTCGTCGGCACTTCACAGAATTTCGGTTCCATGTACAGTATTCAGATAGGAGAAGGCAGGTTCTTCACCGAGTTCGAGCTTGAAAGGAGCAGGAGAGTAGTCGTCCTTGGATACGGACCGGCGAAAGACCTCTTTCCCAACAGGGACCCGGTAGGAAAGAAGATCAAAATAGGAAACCATGAATATGAGGTCGTCGGAGCCATGAGTTCACGTAACCATATCATGGGCAGCATAGGAGATAATTTTGCCTGTATCCCCCATTCGACATTCGAGAAAGATATGTCGGGACAGTTCGACGACTATCAGATCGGCGTGACGATCAAACCTGAATATACCCTCGAGGAAGGCAGTGAGGAAGTCACGGCCCTGCTGAGAGTCCGCAGGAAAGTGGGTCCAGGCGCCAGAAACGATTTTCACGTCACTACTTCAGAGACATTCCGTGAAATGCTGGCCAATATTACAAAGAATATAGGACTTATTCTCGTGGTGATCTCTTCCATAGGGCTGATGGTCGGAGGAATAGGTGTGATGAACATCATGCTCATCTCAGTAACGGAGAGGACAAGGGAAGTCGGAGTAAGGATGGCTCTTGGAGCCAGGCGAAGCGATATCATGCAGCAGTTTCTTATCGAAGCGTCGACGCTGACAGGAGCGGGAGGGTTTATCGGGATATTCCTGGGCCTTCTTTCCGCCCAGGGGGTGTCCAGGCTGATCAAGTTCCCATACTCGGTTCCCTTCATCTGGATTGTCATAGCCTTCGTATTCTCTGCGTCGATCGGTATTATCTTTGGTCTCTACCCGGCTAACAGGGCGGCGAGGATGGACCCGATCAAGGCTCTTCATTATGAGTAG
- a CDS encoding GWxTD domain-containing protein, which yields MRLPGYNINTPRQSSGSSIPLLLIVSALLVLYSTETCGQLRMRATNAQFEMAVSQGLDGETGSLILVNAAINYRKLVFFRRKEHFEARYRVYVDIENKDGDEPAGEVWEESVVVSTYKETRSPNLRAIIRKSFPAGPGEYKVKVIFEVTGTSRKYKREEKIRIVGGEEGAIQVSSPLFFTPERVRVGEKPVKGELSFSICDDPSSNGFVMLSGAVYADFDSYLRISSGLIFPGNRDEFSTVLTSRVTDSQGRTVFYNRQRLTTLTRHTVFCFDLNIDNLEVGFYNYSITAEIPGSGEKSSKEEPFVILLNRGLFRENFHSLISLLSIIADDDELEPLISATPIDRKTEWKLFWEKRDPTLSVNVNEGLGEFLRRVKYALRAFSRTRPGWETDMGEVFIKNGNPNRITDRSGNQYAIGSNYQLWYYDSLGLVYIFQNTMGGGEYRLIDTQIY from the coding sequence ATGCGATTACCCGGATATAATATAAACACACCCCGCCAGTCCTCTGGATCTTCCATTCCATTGCTCCTTATCGTGTCGGCCTTGCTGGTACTCTATTCTACCGAGACATGCGGGCAGCTGAGGATGAGGGCGACAAACGCCCAGTTCGAGATGGCGGTCAGCCAGGGGCTTGATGGTGAAACAGGTTCCCTGATACTGGTAAATGCTGCAATAAACTATAGAAAACTCGTTTTCTTCCGCAGGAAGGAACATTTCGAAGCGCGATACAGGGTCTACGTGGATATCGAAAACAAGGATGGCGATGAACCTGCGGGCGAAGTCTGGGAGGAAAGCGTTGTCGTCAGTACTTACAAAGAGACAAGATCGCCGAACCTCAGGGCCATCATAAGAAAATCGTTTCCGGCAGGGCCCGGTGAGTACAAGGTCAAAGTGATCTTCGAAGTCACAGGGACATCACGAAAATACAAAAGAGAAGAAAAGATCAGGATAGTCGGTGGAGAGGAAGGGGCTATCCAGGTATCATCTCCCCTGTTTTTTACGCCTGAAAGGGTCAGGGTCGGTGAAAAACCCGTGAAAGGTGAACTTTCCTTCTCCATATGTGATGACCCTTCCAGCAATGGATTTGTTATGCTGTCAGGCGCTGTATATGCAGATTTCGATTCATACCTTCGTATCAGCTCAGGGTTGATATTCCCCGGCAACAGGGACGAGTTTTCCACTGTCCTGACAAGCCGGGTCACAGACTCGCAGGGTAGGACGGTGTTCTATAACAGACAGAGATTGACCACGCTGACCAGGCATACTGTTTTCTGCTTTGACCTGAATATCGATAATCTCGAAGTAGGTTTCTACAACTATTCGATCACAGCGGAGATTCCGGGAAGTGGGGAAAAGTCATCGAAAGAAGAACCGTTTGTCATCCTTCTCAACAGGGGGCTTTTCAGGGAAAATTTCCATAGCCTCATATCTCTTCTTTCCATAATCGCCGACGACGACGAACTCGAACCTTTGATCAGCGCCACGCCGATCGACCGAAAGACCGAGTGGAAACTATTCTGGGAGAAACGGGATCCTACCCTCTCCGTTAATGTCAACGAAGGACTTGGCGAATTTCTGCGCAGGGTAAAGTACGCATTAAGGGCTTTTTCGCGGACCCGCCCCGGATGGGAGACCGATATGGGAGAGGTCTTCATAAAGAACGGAAACCCCAATCGGATCACGGACAGATCGGGTAACCAGTATGCCATAGGCAGCAATTATCAGTTATGGTATTATGATTCTCTCGGACTGGTCTACATTTTTCAGAACACAATGGGGGGTGGCGAGTATCGCCTTATCGATACACAGATTTATTGA